The DNA region CGCAGGTGCGGAATCGGTTTGCCGTAGTGGACGCCGTGCCAGTCTTCGTTCCACCAGCGCACGGTCGGCCCGATGCCGAGGACGCAGCGCCCGCCGCTGATGAGGTCGAGGTCGAGGGCGGAGCAAGCGGTTTCCAAGGGGCTGCGCGAGAAGGCGTGCACCACCCCGGTGCCGAGCTTGACGCGTGAGGTGACCGCGGCGGCGGTCCCCAAGGGAATGAATCCCGGGCTCCACAACTGCGGCGCCCAGATTCCCTCGAGCCCGAGATCCTCGCACTGCCGCGCCGCCATGCTCAAGATCGCCGCGGGCATCGGCGCCAGCAAGCCCCAGTATCGATGCTTCCTCGGCATGATTGCAGTCCTTTCCTTCTATACGGCGCGCCCGCGCCAGCGGGCTCAAGCGTGGCCGCAGCCGGCGCCGCGCGCTGTAGCACGCTTTCGATCTTGACAACAGATCGCCCTTCCTCGGCATCACCTTGGAGCCCGTGCGCTCACGGCCCCACCTGCGGCTGCCAGCGAGGCGCGATACTGCGGCGGCAGGCGCCCGATGCGGTAGCGGCCGGCGGCGAACTTACCGCGCACGTAAACGCCCGCCGACGCCGCCAGCCGCTTGAGGTACTTGGGCTCCTGCACTAGCAGCCGCACCAGACCCCAGAGGACGTCGGGGCGGCTGTAAAAGATGCGGTAGAGATGATCAAAATAGGTTTCGAGGACCTCTTCGCTCAAGCCGCGCGGGATGAACAGGAAGTTCATCGCGTTCATCTCTTCCCAATCTTCGTCGAACCTCCCGTGCTCGCGAATCGTCGGGTACGCCGGCGTGCCCGGGTAAGGCGTGAACTTGGTGATCTGACAGAGATCGAGTTCGACCTCTTTGAGGAAGGCCGCATCTTCGGCCAGGCTATCGAGCCCCTCACTCAGGTGGCCAACCATCAGGTAGCCCTTGGTGCGAATGCCGGCCGCTCGCGTCAGGCGCAGCGTCTCGCGCATCTTCGGGATGCGGACCTCGCGCTTCACCACGTCGAGCACGCGCTGCGAGCCCGACTCGATCCCGTAAGCAATCTGCCAGCAGCCCGCGCGCTTCATTAGCCTCAGCGTTGCCAAGTCGAGCAGATTGGGGTGGCTGTTGCAGCTCCAGGAAAACTCGAAGCCGTGATCGAGGAACGCCTGGCACAGCTCCACCACGCGCTGCTTGCGCACGGTGAAGAGGTCGTCGAGGAAGATGATGTGACGCACACCGAGCCCAACCAGGTCTCGGCACAAGCCGGCGACGTAATCCACGCCGTGCATGCGGCCCTTCTTGCCCGAGGTCGAGCGGTCGCAAAACGCGCACGAGAACGGGCAGCCGCGCGAGGTAATCAGAGTCGCCACCGGCGTGCGCGGGTAACTGAACAGCGACGGCTGGAAGCGGTGCGGAAAGTCCGGCAGCAGATCCCACGCCGGCGCAGGTAAGGCATCGAGGTCATCGAGGTAGGGCGCGCGCGCATTGGCGCGAATCTGGCCGTCGCACCGATAGACCAGACCCGGCACCTGGTCGACCGCTTGCCCGCGATCGAGGCGGGCGAGCAACTCGAAGAGCGCCACCTCGCCCTCGCCCACCACACCGAAATCAATGGCGGGAAAGGCTGCCAGCGTGCGCTCGGGAATGGCGCTGACGTGCGCGCCGCCGAGAATCGAAATCGCGCTGGGGACAAGCTGCTTGACCTGTTCGGCAATGCGAGCGGCGTTGGTCACGGAGATGGTCGTCGCCGACAGCCCCAAGTAGTCCGGCCGCAGCGCCGCGATCTCTCGGGCCACGTCCTGCGGCGATCGTCCCTGTTCCTTGGCGTCGATCAAGTGAGCGCGGTAGCCGTGCGTGCGCGCCACCGCGGCGAGAATCAACACGCCCATGCCGGGGATGGTCTCCTCGCCCTCGCGCAGCCGATCCATGCTGCGGTCCCAAAAGACATACGGTGGCTCGCACAGGACCAGTGTCTTCGGCCTTGCGCCCGCGCCCATGTGAGCGACGTTAGCCCAGAGCCCAGCGCAGCAGCAAGAGGGTGGCGCAATCTCATCCACCCGCCACCGTCGCCCGACCGCGCCGGGTACTTCAAGCCAGGGCGCGGGCGACGATCAGCTTCTGAATCTGGGTGGTGCCACCGCCGATGGCAAACAGCTTGGCATCGCGGTACCAACGTTCGGCCGGAAACTCGCGGGTGTAGCCGTAGCCGCCGAGCAACTGCACCGCGTTCGAGGTGACACGCTGCACCGCCTCGGCGCTGAAGATCTTGGTGATCGCGGCGGCGACGCCGGCGTCGGCGCCGGCTGCCAGCTGGCGCAATAGATCGCGCGTCAGCGACTTGGTGGCTTGCAGGTCGACGGTCATCTCCGCCAGCAGCTGCTGCACCATCTGGAACTCGATCAGCGCCTGGCCGAACTGCCGCCGCTCGCGGCAATAACGCACGGCCTGTTCGAGCGCGGCCTCGCACAGAGCGCCGCACACCACCCCGACCAGCGCTCGCTCGAAGGCGAACAGCTGCATTACCTGCTTGAACCCTTCGCCTTCGCCGCCCAAGAGGTTGGCGGCCGGTACTCGACAGTCCCGGAAGCTGATCTCAGCCGTGGGCGAGCAGCGGTTGCCGCACTTCTCCAACGGGCGTGAAGCGGAAAAACCCGGCGTGCAGGTCTCGACGATGAGCGTGCTCAGGCCCTTGGCGCCGGCACCGCCGGTGCGCACCAGACACACCAACACCTCGGCCACGGAGCCGTTGGTGATGAACACCTTGCCGCCGTTAACCAGAAAGCAGTCACCCGCCCGCACCGCCGCCGTTCGCAGGGCCGCCACGTCGGAGCCGGCCTCGGGTTCGGTGATGGCGATGCCGGCGAGCGCTTCGGCCGTGACCAGCCGTGGCAGATAGCGCGCCTTCTGCTCCGGGCGGCCATAGGCATCGATCCAGTGCACGGCCAACACGTGCCCCGAGGTCGAGGTGTAGGTGCCGGTGCAAACCTTACCGATCTCCTCCGCCACAATCGCGGCCCCGATGAAGTCGCGCTGGCCGCCGCCGAACTCTTCGCCGGCAATCAGCCCCAGTAGCCCGTGCTGGCCGAGCACCTTGACCACCTCGGCCGGGAAGCGCTGCTCGCGGTCGAGCGCGGCGGCAATCGGCGCCAGGTGCTCCGCCACCAGCGCCCGCGCCGTCGCGCGGATCATCCGATGCTCGTCGGTCTCGGCATAATCAATCGCTTGGAACTTCATCGCGGCCTGAACGTCCCGGCGAATCAATTGAACATCAGCTCAGGGGAGTCGGGGTTCAACCAGCACTTCGGATCGGAGGCGGTGACGTCGCCGCTGTAGGTTTGCGCCGTCGAGCGGCAACCGAAGCAGACGTCGCTGTGCTGGCAGGTGCCGCAGGCGCCCTGCACCTCGAAGTCGTACAGCAACGCACGCTTGTGGCGGTGGAAGATGTCCACCAGCCGCTCCTCAAAGACGTTGCCGTAGCGGGTCTCGCGAAAGAACGCGCATGGCATGACATGGCCCTCGAAGGTCACAAACAGTGTAGTCTTGCAGAAGAACTTGGAGCACTCCATGGTGCCGATCTGCAGCCACTCGCGGCCGCGCAGCTTGGCGCGGTGCTCGGCCACGCGTTTGAGGTCGGCCTTGGTCGGCTCCAGATGCTTATTGCCGTCGCCGAAGCCGTAGGGCTTGAACGGCAACAGGTTGATCCAACCGACGCCGCGCTCGTGGAACCAATCCAGAGTCTGCTCGGCGGTTTTCACCGATTCGCTGGTCAGGCACAGGCAGGCTACGACGCTGGCGTTAGGAAAGCCGGCATCGAGAAGGTTCTGGTATCCCTGCAACTTGAGCGGCAATGTGTCGGCGCGATGATGGACCTTGGCGTAGATCTCGGGATCGATGCTGTCGATGTGAATCCCCACCATGTGGAGGTAGCCACGGCGATGCAGGTCGGCGAGCAATTGCGCCTTGGGTTTGGAGATGATCGAGCTGGTGACCGCGAAGGCATGCAGCTGCATCTCCCCGCCAATCCACTCCATGATCGCCTGGAAGTCCGGATGCAGCAGCGGATCACCGCCGGGCAAGGTGACGTGGCGAACGCCGAGGCTGGCGGCGTCGGTAATCACTTCCTTGATCTTCGCCGCCGGCATGTGGGAGCGATTGGTCACAACCGACGACGAGAAGCAATACGAACACGAGCCGCCGCAGGCGTCGGTGACCTCCAGGTTCAACACCAGCGGCCGCAGCTTAGCCGCGGCGCGCCGGATACCGGCCGACATCTGGAGTTCAAGGAATGGGTCCATGCGGGCTCCTCTAGTGCGAACCGACTGCCGCGAGGGCATCGCCGCGCCCCGCGGCTCAACCTGCCAACCGGGGTCAGCCTACCAACACATTGCCAATTCTGTCCAGCCTTTTGCACGCCCGCCTTCGCCGGTCCCCCTTGCTGCGCGCCGGACAAGGTGATTAGTGAGCGCCGCCGTGGGTGATGCAAGCGGGAGAGTCCCGCAACTCGATATCCTGCGCGGAGTCGCGATCTTGCTCGTGCTCGGGCGCCACCTCGAGTTGGCTGCGCCGAGCGTGGCCGCACCGGTGCGACTGCTCTGCGGGGCGTGGCATCGGATCGGCTGGACCGGCGTGGATCTGTTCTTCGTGCTGAGCGGATTCTTGGTCTCGGGGCTGCTCTTCACCGAGTTCCAACGCCACGGCAGCGTGCAGATCGGGCGCTTCTTGCTGCGCCGCGGTTTCAAGATCTACCCGCCGTTCTACGTTCTGCTGCTGGCGACCGCGTTACTGTGGAGCCGCTGGCCAAGCTTGGCGGCGCCGCTGCCGGCTGACTTCGTCTTCGTGCGTGGGTGGTTGTACGAGGCCCTCTACCTCCAGAACTACGGCCCGGCGATTTGGGGCCACACCTGGTCGCTGGCGATCGAGGAGCACTTCTATTTCCTGTTGGCAGCAGTCGTCGGTCTAAGCTTACGGTGGAGTCGTGGCGGGAGCCGTAATCCGTTCCGAGTCATCGTGCCACTGGCACTCGCCGTCGCCGTGGCTGCGCTTGGATTAAGGATCGCCACCAGCCTGCACAGCGCCTACACGCACAAGACGCATCTGTACCCGACGCATCTGCGGCTCGATTCACTGCTGTGGGGCGTGCTGCTGAGTTACGCTTACCACTTCGAGCGGGAGAAGCTCTTGCGCTTCGCCGCGCGCTGGCGGCGGCTCATGGTGTTGGGGGCGCTGATCTTCGTCGCCCCGGCATTGGTGTGGTCGCTGCCGTCCTCGCCGTTTCTGGCCACCGTCGGGTTGACGACGATTGCGCTCGGGTTCGCTGCCGCCTTGCTCGTGCTCATACACACCGGCGCGCGGCAACCAAGCGGGGCCGCGGCGTCTCGGCTCAGCGCCGCGCTGGCTCAGATCGGCGTCTACTCGTACTCCATCTACCTGTGGCACCTGCCGGTGCAGTGGTGGTTGCCCGAGCTGATGCGGCGTCACGGCGTGCTAGCTCAGGCATCCCCGACCATCGCCTACCTCGCCGTGTCGGTGTTGTACCTGGGCGCCAGCATCGCGGGCGGCATAGCCATGGCCCGCATCGTCGAGCGCCCCTCCTTGCGTTTGCGCGATCGACTGTTGCCGTCGCGCGCCGGCGCGCTGGCCACTGGCTCGACAGCTTGACAAGTACCGCTGCTGTCAGCTTCACCGCTGCCATGGCTGAACCGTTTGCCGAGCTCATCAACCATCTGCGTGAGGTCCACGACCTCAAAGGTGCCCTCTCGCTGTTGCACTGGGATCAAGAGACGCAGCTACCCTCGGGCGCGACCGCCGGCCGCGCACGCCAGATCGGCGCGCTCGCTGCCGTCGTCCACCAGCGCGAAACCGAGCCGCGCTTCTTGGAGCTGGTCGATGCCCTCGCCGCCCAACTCGATCAGCTCGAGTTCGGCCAGCAAGTCGACGTGCGCGAAACCAAGTGGCGCATCGATCGCAAGCGGCGGCTGGACACGGCTTTGGTGCGGGAGCGGGCCACGCTGCGCAGTGAAGCGCACGCTGTCTGGGTGAACGCCCGCAGCAACAATGACTTCACAGCCCTGCGGCCGTACCTCGACCGATTGATCGCGATCGAGCGGCGCGTCGCCGCCGCCATCGACTCCGGGAGGCCGGCCTACGATGTGCTCCTCGAAGGCTTCGAGCCCGGCGCCAGCAGCGCACTACTGGCGCAAGTCTTCAACACTCTGCGCGACGGCTTGCTGCCGCTGATCGCTCGGCTCAACCAGCGCTGCGAGCGCCGCCCGGTTGACGGCCGCGGGTTATGCGGCGCCTTCGGGTTGTCGGCACAGCGGCGCTTCAACCGCATGGTAGCCGAGCGCATCGGCTTCGACTTCGCCCGCGGCCGCCTCGACGAGTCCGCCCACCCGTTCACCACCGAGGTTGGTGACGACGTGCGCATCACCACGCGCCTAAGCAAGAGCGACCTGCGCTACGGGCTGTTCTCGACCCTGCACGAAGTCGGGCACGCGCTCTACGAGCAAGGTCTCGATGCGACCGCGCGCGGCACTCCGCGCGCCACTGCCTGCTCGATGGGTATGCATGAGTCGCAATCGCGGCTGTGGGAGAACCTGGTCGGGCGCAGCGAGGCCTTCTGGCGCTGGTTGCTGCCGTTGGCGGTGCAGGCTTTTCCCGAGCTGCGCCCGCGCCGACCGCGCGCGGTACTGCTGGCGGCTAACGAGGCCCGGCCGTCGTTGATTCGCACCGAGGCCGACGAGCTGACTTACAACCTACACATCATCCTACGCTTCGAGTTGGAGCAGGCGCTGATTGCCGGCGAGCTTGCAGCCGCCGACCTGCCGGCGGCCTGGGAAGAGAAGATGCGTCACTTCCTCGGTGTCACGCCGGCAAGCGATCGCGACGGTGTCTTGCAGGACGTGCACTGGGCCGAGGGGCTGTTCGGGTATTTTCCGACCTATGCGCTCGGCAACCTGTACGCAGCGCAGCTATACGAGGCCGCCCAGCGCGACTTCGGCCGGTTGGAGGAAGGCTTTGCCGCCGGCGATTTCGGCACCCTACGCACATGGCTGGGCGAACGGGTACAGCGGCATGGTCAAAGCTGGCGCGCCCCCGAACTGGTCCGGCGCGTCACCGGCAGCGCGCCCGAGGCGCGGCCGTTGCTGGCGCACCTGACTCGCAAGCTCGAGTGGCTCGAGGCCAACTGAAGGCCTGCGGCCAGCCGGCCGGGTGAGCGGCGCTGCTCGCCCGTGCCGTTGCTTTCCGCTTTCTGCTTGCAGGTGTGCTATGAGGCCGCGGAGCCGATGCAGAACGCCGACCTGATCGTCGAGTCCGAGGTGGCGCCGCCGCACAGTCTGGCCGCGGACCGGCACTTCATGCATGCGGTGCAGCGCGCCTCGCGCACGCGCAACGCCGTGCTGCGGGTCTACACCGTTCCCGGCGACGTGCTGGCACTAGGCCGTTATCATCTGGCTCCCGACACCGGCCCGCGGGATGTCCGCTTGTTGCGCCGGCTCACCGGTGGCCGCGCCCTGCCCTTCGGCGAGGGTTTCATCGGTGTTTCGTTGGTGCTGCCGCACCGCTCGGCGCTCTTTTCCAGCGAGCCTTTTG from Deltaproteobacteria bacterium includes:
- a CDS encoding cobalamin B12-binding domain-containing protein, whose protein sequence is MDRLREGEETIPGMGVLILAAVARTHGYRAHLIDAKEQGRSPQDVAREIAALRPDYLGLSATTISVTNAARIAEQVKQLVPSAISILGGAHVSAIPERTLAAFPAIDFGVVGEGEVALFELLARLDRGQAVDQVPGLVYRCDGQIRANARAPYLDDLDALPAPAWDLLPDFPHRFQPSLFSYPRTPVATLITSRGCPFSCAFCDRSTSGKKGRMHGVDYVAGLCRDLVGLGVRHIIFLDDLFTVRKQRVVELCQAFLDHGFEFSWSCNSHPNLLDLATLRLMKRAGCWQIAYGIESGSQRVLDVVKREVRIPKMRETLRLTRAAGIRTKGYLMVGHLSEGLDSLAEDAAFLKEVELDLCQITKFTPYPGTPAYPTIREHGRFDEDWEEMNAMNFLFIPRGLSEEVLETYFDHLYRIFYSRPDVLWGLVRLLVQEPKYLKRLAASAGVYVRGKFAAGRYRIGRLPPQYRASLAAAGGAVSARAPR
- a CDS encoding radical SAM protein, encoding MDPFLELQMSAGIRRAAAKLRPLVLNLEVTDACGGSCSYCFSSSVVTNRSHMPAAKIKEVITDAASLGVRHVTLPGGDPLLHPDFQAIMEWIGGEMQLHAFAVTSSIISKPKAQLLADLHRRGYLHMVGIHIDSIDPEIYAKVHHRADTLPLKLQGYQNLLDAGFPNASVVACLCLTSESVKTAEQTLDWFHERGVGWINLLPFKPYGFGDGNKHLEPTKADLKRVAEHRAKLRGREWLQIGTMECSKFFCKTTLFVTFEGHVMPCAFFRETRYGNVFEERLVDIFHRHKRALLYDFEVQGACGTCQHSDVCFGCRSTAQTYSGDVTASDPKCWLNPDSPELMFN
- a CDS encoding acyl-CoA dehydrogenase family protein, producing the protein MKFQAIDYAETDEHRMIRATARALVAEHLAPIAAALDREQRFPAEVVKVLGQHGLLGLIAGEEFGGGQRDFIGAAIVAEEIGKVCTGTYTSTSGHVLAVHWIDAYGRPEQKARYLPRLVTAEALAGIAITEPEAGSDVAALRTAAVRAGDCFLVNGGKVFITNGSVAEVLVCLVRTGGAGAKGLSTLIVETCTPGFSASRPLEKCGNRCSPTAEISFRDCRVPAANLLGGEGEGFKQVMQLFAFERALVGVVCGALCEAALEQAVRYCRERRQFGQALIEFQMVQQLLAEMTVDLQATKSLTRDLLRQLAAGADAGVAAAITKIFSAEAVQRVTSNAVQLLGGYGYTREFPAERWYRDAKLFAIGGGTTQIQKLIVARALA
- a CDS encoding carboxypeptidase M32; translated protein: MAEPFAELINHLREVHDLKGALSLLHWDQETQLPSGATAGRARQIGALAAVVHQRETEPRFLELVDALAAQLDQLEFGQQVDVRETKWRIDRKRRLDTALVRERATLRSEAHAVWVNARSNNDFTALRPYLDRLIAIERRVAAAIDSGRPAYDVLLEGFEPGASSALLAQVFNTLRDGLLPLIARLNQRCERRPVDGRGLCGAFGLSAQRRFNRMVAERIGFDFARGRLDESAHPFTTEVGDDVRITTRLSKSDLRYGLFSTLHEVGHALYEQGLDATARGTPRATACSMGMHESQSRLWENLVGRSEAFWRWLLPLAVQAFPELRPRRPRAVLLAANEARPSLIRTEADELTYNLHIILRFELEQALIAGELAAADLPAAWEEKMRHFLGVTPASDRDGVLQDVHWAEGLFGYFPTYALGNLYAAQLYEAAQRDFGRLEEGFAAGDFGTLRTWLGERVQRHGQSWRAPELVRRVTGSAPEARPLLAHLTRKLEWLEAN
- a CDS encoding acyltransferase codes for the protein MGDASGRVPQLDILRGVAILLVLGRHLELAAPSVAAPVRLLCGAWHRIGWTGVDLFFVLSGFLVSGLLFTEFQRHGSVQIGRFLLRRGFKIYPPFYVLLLATALLWSRWPSLAAPLPADFVFVRGWLYEALYLQNYGPAIWGHTWSLAIEEHFYFLLAAVVGLSLRWSRGGSRNPFRVIVPLALAVAVAALGLRIATSLHSAYTHKTHLYPTHLRLDSLLWGVLLSYAYHFEREKLLRFAARWRRLMVLGALIFVAPALVWSLPSSPFLATVGLTTIALGFAAALLVLIHTGARQPSGAAASRLSAALAQIGVYSYSIYLWHLPVQWWLPELMRRHGVLAQASPTIAYLAVSVLYLGASIAGGIAMARIVERPSLRLRDRLLPSRAGALATGSTA